The sequence CGGCGGGCGTCACGGCCGGCGCCTGCGCGGCGGCCTGCTGGACGCCCGACGCCACCTGCGCGGTGACGACGGCCGGAGCGTGCTCGGCGGTGGCCGCGAAGGCCGAACCGGCCACCGGCACCAGGGCGATGACCGCGCCGACCAGTCCGGCCGCGGCCCGCTGGCTCCAGCCGAAGGCCGGGAGCCGCCGGGCCACCCGGCCGCGCAACTGCGCCGGGATCTCCAGCAGGACGGAGAGCGCGAAACACGCCCAGCCGACCCAGCCGACCACCACCAGCAGCCAGAGGAACAGCCGCCCGTCGTCGGGGCTGGTCAGCATCGCGCCGATGCCGTCGGGCGCGAGTTCGCCCATGCCGGCCACCGCCCGGGTGCCGTACAGCAGCAGGGCGGGCACGCCGACCATCAGGACGAGCAGGGTGATCAGGGCCGCGATCGCGGCGAGTACGGCGCCGCCCCGGCCGGGCCGACGGCCGCCGCCCGCCCGGTGGGACGGCAGCGGCGCCGGCCGTCGGCCGGACGCGGGGGTGGCGTTCGCTCCCCGGGCCGGACGCCCGGCACGGGTCTGCTCCTTGGCGCGTGGCGCGGCCATCAGGCGTTCTCCGCTTCCTTGACTCCGTGGACGAGGGTGGCGCTCCCCTTGCCCGTGATCTTCCGTGTGGCCAACTCGCCCAGCATCACCGGGCGGAACTCGGCCTGCACGGTGATGGTGACGGTGGTGTCGTCCGGGGAGAACTCCACCTGATAGGTGTGCAGGCCGTACAGCGCGAGGTAGTCGTTGGCCGCGGCCTCGACGTAGACCCGCGCCCGGAGCTTGTACCCCTCGCCCCGCAACAGGGCCGCCTCGTCCAGCTGCTGGCCGGCCATCCGGGCGGCCTCCTGGGCGTAGGCGTCGACCCGCTCGGCGACCCGGAGCTTGCCGCCGGCGTCGACGACCAGCGCGATGACCAGCACCACGAAGGCCGCGCAGATGGCGACGAAGACCGACAGCGCGCCGTGGTCCGAGCGGCCGCCGGGCCGGGGCCGGAACGGCCGCACCGTGCCTGCGCGTGCCATCGCCTTCCCTCCCCACCGGCTCCGCCGCCCTCCCCCGGGCGCCCTCCGCTTGCGTCTCCCCCGCCCGACGGTTCTCCAATCCCCGTCCGGCAGCCTCGTCGTCACAGCCCCATCACCGTCCGCCCCACGACCCGACACACTCTCGATCCACTCGGTCCACTCGCCGCGCCCGGCCCGCTCGCCGGTCCCGGTCCCCCGCCCGGCGCCGCCGACCGGACCCGCCCCGTCGCAGCGCACCCGGCCCTCACGCGCCCCGGTACCGGTCGACCACCGAGACGAACCAGCCGGTGAGCGTCTTCGGCAGGACGTTCGGTCCGCCGAGCAGGTCCGCCAGGTAGACCTCGCAGGTCACCGTCACCTCGACCGTCTCCCAGACGACGCCCTGGTTGCTGCGTTTGCCGTGCTTGACCGTGACGCTGCTCTTCCCGCAGTACACGCCCTGCTGCCGCATGGCGTCCGCGGCCGCCTTCTTCGCGGCGGCGTCCATCGCGACGGTGCCGCCCCGCTCCAGCGACGCCGTGCGGGCCGCCGACCGGGCCGCCGCCTCGACGGTGCCGCCCGCCGTCTGCACCCGGCCCGCGGCGACCGCGACCAGGATCAGCGCGACCACGGCGGGTGCGACGATCGCCGCCTCGATCGCCGCGCTGCCGCCCTCCCGCCCCCGCCCGGAGCGGACGGCGCGGCCGGCCAGGAAGCCGTGCCACCACCCGCCGTGCCCCGGACCGCCGTCCTCCGGCACGCCGCGCCCCGTCCGGCCCGCGGGGTGCACGGGCCGGACGGAGCGCGCCGAGGGCCACCGGCGGGCCGCCCCGTTCACGGCCGGACCACCGGCGCGACGAAGCGCTCGCGCGGGGCCTGCGCGAACTGGGTGACGGTCGGCGGGGTGATGAACGGGACGATGACCGGGGCCTTCACCTCGACGGTGACCTTGATCAGCACCGGGGTGCTGCCGTCGGTGACCACCCGGTGGTCCGTGTCGCCCTGCCGGTCCAGGAAGTCCTCGGCCTGGCGGCGGGCCGCCCGGTCCTTCTGCTCGTCGGTCCGGTTCCCCTGCGTCCGCCCCGCGTCGACGCCCTCGCGGGCAGCCGTCAGGGCGAGTTGGCGGTGGTACCACCACATCCCGGTCTGCACGACGGTCAGCACCAGGATCAGGACGACCGGGAAGACGATGGCCAGGCTCAGGCTCATCGCTCCCCGGTCGGAACGGCGGGGACGACGACGGTGGATCACGGCGTGGCGCCACCGTCGTACTTCGGGTCCTGGTTGACCTTGTCGACGACCTTCTTCTTGAGGCCGTACAGGGCGGCCACCACCATGCCCGCGACGGCCACCAGGGCGATGATGGCGAGCGCCAGCTCGATGCTGATCGCGCCCTTGTCCCCGCGCGCCCGGGCGGCCTTGGCACGGCCCATCCGGAAGTGGAAGAGCGCCATCCCGAACTGGATGGGCAGCAGGAACGCCCCCATCACCAGGACGGTCAACTGTTCGAGTCGGTTCTTCATGAACTGCTCCAGGGGTGAGGTGTGGTGGCGGAGGCGCTGACCTCCGCGACGGGGTGGGTCAGTTGAGCATCTTGTACAGCGCCGGGAAGACGATCAGGACGGTCATCAGCAGGGTCAGCGCGGACCCCGGCGCGACCATCCGCTCGCTGTCGGAGTTGGCCCGGGCGAGGTCCTCCGCCAGGAGCTCGCCCCGCAGGCCCTTGGCCCGGGCCCGCAGGGTGTCGTAGACGGCGGCGCCGTCGGTACCGGAGATCCGCATGATGTCGGCCAGGTCCTGGAGCGGGGTCAGGCCCAACTCCTCGGCCAGCGCGTCCAGTCCGGCCCACGGCGGCAACCGGTCGGTGGCCGCCCGCTCCAGCGCGTCCCGGATCCGGCGGAACACCGTGCCGCGCCCGACGGCGGCGGCCCGGCGCAGCGCCTCGGCCGGGCCGAGGTCGGCGGCCCGCTCCATCGCCACCAGCTCCAGATAGGCGGCGATGCCGTGCAGGTACTCGACCCGGGCCTCCTTGGCCTCCCCCCGCACGATCACGTCCGGCAGGAACCAGAGCAGCCCGGCCAGCAGCGGCCCGACCACCAGCGGGAGCGTGAACGGCAGGTTCAGGTCGACCACGAGTGCCGCCACCACCAGGTACGGCGGCAGCACCAGGCCGAGCAGCGCGAAGAGCAGCTTGTGCGCCATGAACCGGGCCGGGGTGCGGCCGATCAGGGCGAGTTCGCGCTGCGGGATCCGGACCCCGCGCAGGTGGACCGAGCGCTCGCCGATCCGGTCGAACCAGCGCGGCCGCTCGTCCGGGTCCGGGGTACGGTCGGCCGGGGTGCGGTGCAGCCGGTCCAGCGCCTGCCCCAGATCGGGCGGCGCGGGCCGGAGTTCGGCGATCAGCATGGCGAGGCCACCGGCCGCCACGGCGCCCGCCAGCACGGACCACGGGGAGATCATCGGGCCTCCCCGAGCATCCGGACGGCACCCTCGGCCCCGTCGGCCCGGGCCGGACCGGCCGCGCCCTCCGGGGCGTCGTCGTCCCGTCGCCGCCGCGACCGGACGGTCCGGCTGCGCCGGTCGGCCTCCAGCAGCCGCGGCACCGGCGGGTACGAGGCCAGCGCGCGCATCCAGGCGATCACCGCCACGAACAGCGCGCAGACCACGCCGAGCACCATCTGACCGAGCACCGAGCTGTAGGGGGCGGTGTACTCGGTGTTGAACGAGCCCACCGTGACGACCAGCAGGATGATGCCGACCAGCCAGCGGATGGTGGTGCGGTGCTTGGCCCGGTCGGCCTCGATGACGCGCCGCTGACGGACCTCCTCGCGGACCGATTCGGCCATGTCGGCCAGCGTCCGGGCGAGGCCCGGGCCGCTGTCCCCGGAGCGCAGGACCAGGGCGGCGAGCACCTTGTCCGACGTGGCGTCGGCCAGGCTGTCGGCGAACAGCCGCAGCGCCTCCTCCGGCCGCCAGCGGGCCTGCAGCCGGGCGGCCAGCTCGCCGACCTCGGCCTCGATCGCGGCGGGCGCGGTGCGGCGGCTGGTGACGATCGCCTGATTGAGGCCGACGCCGAGCAGCAGCACGTC comes from Streptomyces sp. TLI_053 and encodes:
- a CDS encoding type II secretion system F family protein; this encodes MISPWSVLAGAVAAGGLAMLIAELRPAPPDLGQALDRLHRTPADRTPDPDERPRWFDRIGERSVHLRGVRIPQRELALIGRTPARFMAHKLLFALLGLVLPPYLVVAALVVDLNLPFTLPLVVGPLLAGLLWFLPDVIVRGEAKEARVEYLHGIAAYLELVAMERAADLGPAEALRRAAAVGRGTVFRRIRDALERAATDRLPPWAGLDALAEELGLTPLQDLADIMRISGTDGAAVYDTLRARAKGLRGELLAEDLARANSDSERMVAPGSALTLLMTVLIVFPALYKMLN
- a CDS encoding type II secretion system F family protein — translated: MPLFVLCGLAVAAGLVALVAWARGSDPVEEGAPEPFNPLASRLHVFWYGAPGTASERKARQRRIQLPLALIGAPLGWLFTGIPLTVLLVPLAVFGLPWLFEATRSDTDRIERLEALSEWTQRVADVLLLGVGLNQAIVTSRRTAPAAIEAEVGELAARLQARWRPEEALRLFADSLADATSDKVLAALVLRSGDSGPGLARTLADMAESVREEVRQRRVIEADRAKHRTTIRWLVGIILLVVTVGSFNTEYTAPYSSVLGQMVLGVVCALFVAVIAWMRALASYPPVPRLLEADRRSRTVRSRRRRDDDAPEGAAGPARADGAEGAVRMLGEAR
- a CDS encoding TadE/TadG family type IV pilus assembly protein; its protein translation is MPEDGGPGHGGWWHGFLAGRAVRSGRGREGGSAAIEAAIVAPAVVALILVAVAAGRVQTAGGTVEAAARSAARTASLERGGTVAMDAAAKKAAADAMRQQGVYCGKSSVTVKHGKRSNQGVVWETVEVTVTCEVYLADLLGGPNVLPKTLTGWFVSVVDRYRGA
- a CDS encoding TadE/TadG family type IV pilus assembly protein, whose amino-acid sequence is MSLSLAIVFPVVLILVLTVVQTGMWWYHRQLALTAAREGVDAGRTQGNRTDEQKDRAARRQAEDFLDRQGDTDHRVVTDGSTPVLIKVTVEVKAPVIVPFITPPTVTQFAQAPRERFVAPVVRP